The proteins below come from a single Burkholderia humptydooensis genomic window:
- a CDS encoding deoxynucleotide monophosphate kinase family protein — MAKVIGIMGLAGAGKDTVAQMIQRGMVSVGLQHVAIGGFADYLRDIADHIGLNPFRRETKETPHVIGRDDFENRLFDAIEHKFCRLLPMNTRAELFAYTYDDCEKFLADKSSTFPYYSISPRQFMQTIGNAGRKVNEDFWIKLARAKWDALPGIVLVTDCRFENEAAVADKIILVRRPDVSPVAEHVSEQLAAALTEGAVTIPGMEIIDNDGSLDDLGAEVSIMAASYADFFATAY; from the coding sequence ATGGCTAAGGTAATCGGCATCATGGGGCTGGCTGGCGCTGGCAAGGACACGGTTGCGCAGATGATCCAGCGCGGCATGGTCAGCGTCGGACTCCAACATGTCGCAATCGGCGGCTTCGCGGACTACCTGCGCGATATCGCGGACCACATCGGGTTGAACCCGTTCCGCCGAGAGACGAAGGAAACGCCGCACGTTATCGGACGCGATGACTTCGAGAACCGACTGTTCGACGCAATCGAGCACAAGTTCTGCCGACTGCTTCCGATGAACACACGAGCCGAGCTGTTTGCCTACACCTACGACGACTGCGAGAAGTTCCTTGCGGACAAGTCGTCCACGTTCCCGTACTACTCGATCAGCCCGCGCCAGTTCATGCAGACCATCGGCAACGCAGGCCGCAAGGTCAACGAGGACTTCTGGATCAAACTGGCTCGCGCGAAGTGGGACGCGCTGCCCGGCATCGTGCTAGTCACGGATTGCCGCTTCGAGAACGAGGCTGCGGTCGCCGACAAGATCATTCTCGTCCGCCGCCCGGACGTATCGCCTGTTGCTGAGCATGTTAGCGAACAGCTCGCTGCTGCGCTCACGGAAGGCGCGGTGACGATCCCCGGCATGGAGATCATCGACAACGACGGCTCGCTAGATGACCTCGGGGCTGAGGTGTCGATCATGGCCGCGTCGTACGCCGACTTCTTTGCAACCGCTTATTAA
- a CDS encoding portal protein — MQFTAEQAWESLAGLRRPLLTRCEKYSAFTLPTIITPQGYNEELEELQTDFQSVGAQGVNNLANKLMLALFAPSRPFFRYQVAAALMNQLKQTLDVQEQDLQEMLAEGERNCIRTLDAMGVRPKLYEAMKHLIITGNCLLILGDDPKDTPMRVLSLKRYAVKRSMSGKLLQLIIHETVRFDELDDEVQKIAVESSSRYANVDPNDPNSCPEVKYFTWVRWDGTANYIVTHHVDNVELPAKFSGKYTDQDLPYIPLTWELHDDNDYGTGLVEQMAGDLAALSALSEAEVKGAILASEFRWLVNPAGQTRPADIADSDNGAALPGTKDDVVPLNSGTGQAMQYIDTVATKYVNRIGRNFLLSSSIVRDAERVTAEEIRMQANELETSLGGVYSRLAVDFQKPMAYWLTKRAGVQLAGKDIEPMVITGLDALSRNGDLDNLKLALQDLAAVSGMPPQALAVLNLTAIAKAIFMGRGVTMADYVKSQEQQAADLQNANAAALAQQVARPVAQAVMSGQPNQQG; from the coding sequence ATGCAGTTCACGGCTGAGCAGGCGTGGGAGTCCCTCGCGGGGCTCCGACGCCCACTCTTGACGCGGTGTGAGAAATACAGCGCGTTCACCCTGCCGACGATCATCACGCCGCAGGGCTACAACGAGGAGCTTGAGGAGCTTCAGACCGACTTCCAATCAGTTGGTGCGCAGGGCGTGAACAACCTCGCGAACAAGCTGATGCTAGCGCTGTTTGCGCCGAGTCGTCCGTTCTTCCGGTATCAGGTTGCGGCGGCGCTGATGAATCAGCTCAAGCAGACGCTCGACGTGCAGGAGCAGGACTTACAGGAGATGCTGGCCGAGGGCGAGCGGAACTGCATCCGTACGCTCGACGCGATGGGCGTACGGCCGAAACTGTACGAGGCCATGAAGCACCTCATCATCACGGGGAACTGTCTGCTCATCCTCGGCGATGATCCCAAGGACACACCGATGCGCGTGTTGTCGCTGAAGCGGTACGCCGTGAAGCGCAGCATGAGCGGCAAGCTCCTACAGCTTATTATCCACGAGACGGTGCGATTCGACGAACTGGACGACGAGGTGCAGAAGATCGCGGTGGAGTCGAGCAGCAGGTACGCAAACGTGGACCCGAACGATCCGAATTCGTGCCCTGAGGTGAAGTATTTCACATGGGTACGGTGGGACGGTACGGCGAACTACATCGTCACGCATCACGTAGATAACGTGGAATTGCCCGCAAAGTTCAGCGGCAAGTACACGGACCAAGACCTACCGTACATCCCGCTGACGTGGGAACTGCACGACGACAACGACTACGGCACCGGGCTCGTGGAGCAGATGGCAGGCGACCTCGCCGCGCTGTCGGCGCTCTCGGAGGCCGAAGTGAAGGGCGCGATCCTTGCTTCGGAGTTCCGCTGGCTGGTGAACCCGGCAGGGCAGACCCGCCCCGCGGACATCGCAGACAGCGACAACGGCGCGGCGCTGCCCGGCACGAAGGACGATGTGGTCCCGCTGAACAGCGGCACGGGGCAGGCGATGCAGTACATCGACACGGTTGCCACGAAGTATGTGAACCGCATCGGGCGGAACTTCCTACTCAGCTCCTCCATTGTCCGCGACGCAGAGCGCGTAACGGCCGAGGAGATTCGAATGCAGGCTAACGAGCTGGAGACGAGCCTCGGCGGTGTCTACTCGCGCCTCGCCGTGGACTTCCAGAAGCCGATGGCGTACTGGCTCACGAAGCGCGCGGGTGTTCAGCTTGCGGGCAAGGACATCGAGCCAATGGTCATCACGGGGCTGGACGCCCTGAGCCGCAACGGCGACCTCGACAACCTCAAGCTCGCGCTGCAAGACCTCGCAGCCGTATCCGGCATGCCTCCGCAGGCACTCGCCGTGCTGAACCTGACAGCCATCGCCAAGGCTATCTTCATGGGCCGAGGCGTGACGATGGCCGACTACGTGAAGTCGCAGGAGCAGCAAGCAGCAGACCTCCAGAACGCGAACGCAGCGGCGCTGGCGCAGCAAGTCGCGCGCCCCGTCGCGCAAGCCGTCATGAGCGGCCAACCCAACCAACAAGGATAA
- a CDS encoding MazG nucleotide pyrophosphohydrolase domain-containing protein encodes MNTVGALQHLSSEGGELAQAAIKLIQGKGSRKLLEQELGDVFALAELLMEHNVIRSEKVHDRKLAKLKSYGRMYG; translated from the coding sequence ATGAATACGGTCGGGGCGCTGCAACACCTATCGAGCGAAGGCGGCGAGTTGGCGCAGGCCGCGATCAAGCTCATTCAAGGGAAGGGCAGCAGGAAGCTGCTCGAACAAGAACTCGGCGACGTATTCGCGCTGGCCGAGCTGCTCATGGAGCACAACGTCATTCGCAGCGAGAAGGTCCACGACCGAAAGCTCGCCAAGCTCAAAAGTTACGGGAGGATGTATGGCTAA
- a CDS encoding DNA-directed RNA polymerase, producing the protein MTLPRTQVELERETREAGRARAVDMMDRREREGHADTNPYAAAVYRRWLLPLADVIEAEVQSTGKAGRRAAHVALLKPLDPRAVAHIAVRSVLVSVMQADNDVRTTARLLGRHVYGELVLSTFAHGKPEIYWALMRNLLENRSTAAAHRVNVIRNAANSHEVELPQWLPSDREQVALWLIEQLRLLGMVDVTKTLRKGLGQRLSTEMDIMLTAQAQDVVSSIRGTVEHTMPYSLPFIEQPKDWISMFDGGYHTGMMRRQTPSYVNLTKNRRTLDAMRDLDMPDVRSAINHLQAVKWRVNQRVLDAVKDCARHGIDMDEIISQAEQPKPPRPEWLTDDMRKEDMTGDELVEFSGWKRRMAEWHTDRKLRGTRWGRFYMATRMADKFKEYPAIYFLYQADFRGRLYAQTTGISPQGSDLQKSLLQFAEGKRLDTPEAVRWFKIAGANRFGVDKVPFEDRIAWVNQREQFILQFAADPVSHREWQDADSPLQFLAWCFEYADWRQSPDTFESRIAVGLDGSCNGLQHFSAMLRDSVGGRAVNLVPGDRPNDIYQQVADVVALKLADPNLPLRHERDSVFKGKWKAHGMNRSIVKRSVMTLPYGSTRFSCAEFIVEDYLKKGAATEFETTEYRFAAEFLSHLVWDAIGEVVIAASAAMAWLQRAAGLILKRGGQQIGWTTPSGFLVEQAYNEIDIVRVNTKLLGHTVIKVFGSMADTPSISKHKNGIAPNFVHSMDAAHLALTVKECKRLGIDSLAMIHDDYGTHAADTEKLYRAIRKTFVEMYETNDPLAHFRDQFEDLPALPSRGDLDLSQVEQSQFFFA; encoded by the coding sequence ATGACCCTGCCGCGTACGCAGGTTGAACTGGAGCGCGAGACTCGGGAAGCCGGAAGGGCTCGCGCCGTGGACATGATGGACAGGCGGGAGCGGGAAGGCCACGCAGATACCAACCCGTACGCGGCAGCCGTGTACCGGCGTTGGCTTCTCCCGCTGGCAGATGTAATCGAGGCTGAGGTGCAGAGCACCGGAAAGGCAGGACGCCGTGCGGCGCACGTCGCGCTGCTGAAGCCGCTGGACCCGCGCGCTGTGGCGCACATTGCAGTGCGCTCGGTGCTGGTATCCGTGATGCAGGCTGACAACGACGTTCGTACGACCGCGCGCCTGCTTGGTCGGCACGTCTACGGGGAACTGGTGCTCTCCACGTTCGCGCACGGTAAGCCGGAAATCTATTGGGCGCTGATGCGGAACCTCTTGGAGAACCGCTCAACGGCAGCAGCCCATCGAGTTAACGTGATCCGCAACGCAGCGAACAGCCATGAGGTCGAGTTGCCGCAGTGGCTTCCGAGTGACCGCGAGCAGGTAGCCCTTTGGCTTATCGAGCAGCTTCGCCTACTTGGCATGGTGGACGTAACGAAGACTCTTAGGAAGGGGCTGGGGCAGAGGCTCAGCACCGAGATGGACATCATGCTCACCGCGCAGGCGCAGGATGTCGTGTCGTCTATCCGAGGCACGGTGGAGCATACGATGCCGTACAGTCTCCCGTTCATCGAGCAGCCGAAGGATTGGATATCCATGTTCGATGGGGGCTACCACACCGGAATGATGCGACGGCAGACTCCGAGCTACGTGAACTTGACGAAGAATCGCAGGACGCTGGACGCCATGCGCGATCTGGATATGCCGGATGTGCGCTCAGCTATCAACCATCTCCAAGCTGTGAAGTGGCGTGTGAACCAGCGGGTGCTGGATGCAGTGAAGGACTGCGCACGACATGGTATCGATATGGACGAGATCATCTCGCAAGCCGAGCAGCCGAAGCCGCCACGCCCGGAGTGGCTCACGGACGACATGAGGAAGGAGGACATGACCGGGGATGAACTGGTCGAGTTCTCCGGGTGGAAGCGCCGCATGGCCGAGTGGCACACCGATCGCAAGCTACGCGGGACTAGGTGGGGCCGCTTCTACATGGCGACCCGCATGGCTGATAAGTTCAAGGAATATCCGGCTATCTACTTCCTGTATCAAGCAGATTTCCGGGGGCGCTTGTACGCACAAACAACCGGCATCTCGCCGCAAGGCAGTGACCTACAGAAGTCGCTGCTGCAATTCGCAGAGGGCAAGCGGCTCGATACTCCTGAAGCCGTGCGCTGGTTCAAGATCGCAGGAGCAAACCGTTTCGGAGTGGACAAGGTTCCATTCGAAGATCGCATCGCATGGGTCAATCAACGTGAGCAATTCATCCTACAATTCGCAGCCGATCCAGTCAGCCACCGAGAGTGGCAAGACGCAGATTCGCCCCTTCAATTTCTTGCGTGGTGTTTCGAGTACGCCGACTGGCGACAAAGCCCGGATACTTTCGAATCTCGAATCGCGGTGGGGCTCGACGGTTCATGCAATGGCCTTCAGCACTTCTCGGCAATGCTGCGAGATTCTGTTGGAGGACGGGCGGTTAATCTCGTACCGGGCGACCGGCCAAACGACATCTACCAGCAAGTAGCCGATGTTGTAGCGCTCAAACTGGCCGACCCGAATCTGCCATTGCGACACGAGCGCGATTCTGTTTTCAAGGGGAAGTGGAAGGCGCATGGCATGAACCGCTCTATTGTAAAGCGGTCTGTCATGACGCTGCCGTACGGCTCTACTCGGTTCTCTTGCGCCGAGTTCATCGTTGAGGACTATCTCAAGAAGGGCGCGGCCACTGAGTTCGAGACTACGGAGTACCGCTTCGCCGCCGAGTTCCTGTCACATCTCGTATGGGATGCTATTGGCGAGGTAGTTATTGCGGCTTCTGCTGCGATGGCTTGGCTACAGCGCGCTGCTGGGCTGATCCTCAAGCGAGGCGGGCAACAGATCGGCTGGACAACCCCATCCGGCTTCTTGGTCGAGCAAGCGTACAACGAGATCGACATCGTACGGGTGAACACGAAGCTCCTCGGACACACGGTAATCAAAGTGTTCGGATCGATGGCGGATACACCTAGCATCAGCAAGCACAAGAACGGGATCGCGCCGAATTTCGTGCATAGCATGGATGCCGCTCACTTGGCTCTGACCGTTAAGGAATGCAAACGGTTAGGTATCGATTCGCTTGCGATGATTCACGACGATTACGGGACACACGCGGCGGACACGGAGAAGCTCTACCGAGCGATCCGAAAGACCTTTGTGGAGATGTATGAAACGAATGATCCGCTCGCTCATTTCCGCGATCAATTTGAAGACCTCCCGGCTTTGCCGAGCCGGGGTGATCTCGATCTGTCTCAGGTTGAGCAGAGCCAATTCTTCTTCGCATGA
- a CDS encoding endonuclease domain-containing protein yields MDDDTVVDHDHRTGECRAVVCRWCNAVLGKIENWAFRIGQGVDPLMFLRNVSVYLGPDAETGSVLHGVGKGVIYPSHKSEDEKRLIKNKRARIARAKAKLAKED; encoded by the coding sequence ATGGACGACGATACCGTGGTTGACCATGATCACCGCACCGGTGAGTGCCGAGCCGTGGTGTGTCGCTGGTGCAACGCGGTGCTGGGCAAGATCGAGAACTGGGCGTTCCGCATCGGACAAGGCGTTGACCCTCTGATGTTCCTCCGCAACGTGTCGGTGTACCTCGGCCCGGACGCTGAGACTGGCTCTGTGCTGCACGGAGTCGGCAAGGGCGTCATCTATCCATCCCACAAGTCCGAGGATGAAAAGCGCCTCATCAAGAACAAGCGGGCGCGCATCGCCCGTGCCAAAGCCAAGCTCGCCAAGGAGGATTAA
- a CDS encoding phage nozzle protein has product MAKVVGSYASVTRGVSEQVPQDRHPGQMWEQVNMISDPVVGCARRPGSLLTDYKVLTAASSLDSLKADIRMYRTFTFFHNSKEYALLYRSDVAACPAALPAFLCYCKTDSRFLSVVLADPDGMAPWVTGGVSALCTVGDYIAIAANKLGPGYSLDDRFAGHNMRGVAWVRGGAYSRTYTLKITRRSDGVQFTAAYTTMASSYPYLLNTSDIPSSAPDYQKQINDRVNDYNSKVNQWIGDAQASIQPQNIAEKLRAALQSQGFTNCDRRGGTVILDNISFMSCDDGGDGTTFRAVFNTLDDVGKLSSIHWNDKPIQIKSNTQVDPYYMVFKTDTGEGYGTGKWVEGPAQVVQPGQVFAVGGITKDGDTFAIGSGPAQLNAYSTDFQVPKFAGSVCGDKDQTGAIPYFFGKRISLLAMFQDRLVIVSDGTVFMSRTGDYFNFFRKTMLSVHDDDPIQAYALGAADDVITRCVTYNKNLFLFGLRNQYTIPGNVAASPANITISPVAAERDAILCQPVVHGNIVFYGSQVASNGDVPYSGIINQFQLGLFQDIPETFQISKQLSRYIKGRPTEMATVSAPPALLVRADGYDNGFYVYTYLDAPGTQQREFDSWSRWEFSDALGIVAGVSSYQQKLLSFTIALDARAGQASNAIVMCNEFSLDTADRTRPYLDSMRPMNQGGPILSKLNTPGMWNDAYAAIGATHDEFLLNGKLTSWTSFTSQYPAIPAADYWGGFDYPSYVVPTPPYVRDSNDKAIVNGRLVINKYTASFTNSSGCIVNMIDKTGAERHLVSYAGRQVGHSNNLVGRVPISTTNFPVPVGRSNIEHKIKFIAKVGLPMTISAIEWVGQFFTSGRRV; this is encoded by the coding sequence ATGGCTAAGGTTGTCGGCTCATACGCGAGCGTCACGCGAGGCGTCAGCGAGCAGGTTCCGCAGGATCGACATCCGGGCCAGATGTGGGAGCAGGTGAACATGATTTCGGACCCGGTGGTGGGCTGCGCCCGCCGTCCCGGTTCGCTCCTAACGGACTACAAGGTGCTCACGGCGGCTTCGTCGCTGGATAGCCTCAAGGCCGACATCAGGATGTACCGCACATTCACGTTCTTCCACAACAGCAAGGAGTATGCGCTGCTGTACCGGAGCGACGTTGCGGCGTGCCCTGCTGCGCTCCCGGCGTTCCTCTGCTACTGCAAGACAGACTCGCGCTTCCTGAGCGTGGTACTAGCGGACCCCGACGGCATGGCCCCGTGGGTGACGGGCGGCGTTTCAGCGCTTTGTACTGTGGGCGACTACATCGCCATCGCGGCGAACAAGCTCGGCCCCGGCTACAGCCTCGACGACCGCTTTGCAGGTCATAACATGCGCGGCGTCGCTTGGGTGCGCGGTGGCGCGTACAGCCGAACGTACACGCTGAAGATCACGCGCCGGTCGGACGGCGTGCAGTTCACGGCTGCATACACGACGATGGCATCAAGCTATCCGTACTTGCTGAACACGTCGGACATTCCGTCGTCCGCCCCGGACTACCAGAAGCAGATCAATGACCGCGTGAACGACTACAACTCGAAGGTGAACCAGTGGATCGGCGACGCGCAAGCCAGCATCCAACCGCAGAACATCGCGGAGAAACTCCGCGCGGCGCTGCAATCGCAAGGCTTCACGAACTGCGACCGACGCGGTGGCACCGTCATCCTCGACAACATCAGCTTCATGTCGTGCGACGACGGGGGTGATGGAACTACGTTCCGCGCAGTGTTCAACACGCTCGATGACGTTGGCAAGCTGAGCAGCATCCACTGGAACGACAAGCCTATCCAGATCAAGTCGAACACGCAGGTCGATCCATATTACATGGTGTTCAAGACGGACACCGGCGAGGGGTATGGCACTGGCAAGTGGGTCGAAGGTCCGGCGCAGGTAGTACAGCCGGGGCAGGTGTTCGCTGTCGGGGGCATCACGAAGGACGGCGATACGTTCGCCATCGGTTCTGGACCGGCGCAACTCAACGCGTATTCGACGGACTTCCAAGTGCCGAAGTTCGCGGGCTCAGTGTGCGGGGACAAGGACCAGACGGGTGCGATCCCGTACTTCTTCGGCAAGCGCATTAGTCTGCTGGCGATGTTTCAGGACCGGCTCGTGATCGTCTCGGACGGTACGGTGTTCATGTCGCGTACGGGCGACTACTTCAACTTCTTCCGTAAGACGATGCTGTCTGTGCATGACGACGACCCGATCCAAGCATACGCGCTCGGCGCGGCGGACGACGTGATTACGCGATGCGTGACGTACAACAAGAACCTGTTTCTGTTCGGCCTGCGCAACCAGTACACGATCCCCGGCAACGTAGCGGCGTCGCCTGCGAACATTACCATCTCGCCGGTAGCGGCCGAGCGAGACGCGATCCTCTGTCAGCCAGTGGTGCATGGGAACATTGTCTTCTACGGCTCACAGGTTGCGTCGAACGGGGATGTGCCGTACAGCGGCATCATCAACCAGTTCCAGCTCGGGCTGTTTCAGGATATCCCGGAGACATTCCAGATCAGCAAGCAGCTCTCGCGTTACATCAAGGGCCGTCCGACTGAGATGGCTACGGTGAGCGCACCGCCTGCGCTACTGGTGCGGGCGGACGGCTATGACAACGGGTTCTACGTGTACACGTACCTCGATGCTCCGGGTACGCAGCAGCGCGAGTTCGACTCGTGGAGCCGCTGGGAGTTCAGCGATGCGCTCGGCATAGTGGCGGGCGTCAGCTCGTACCAGCAGAAGCTCCTGTCGTTTACCATTGCGCTCGACGCGAGGGCCGGGCAGGCATCGAATGCCATCGTCATGTGCAACGAGTTCAGTCTTGACACAGCGGATCGAACGCGCCCGTATCTCGACAGCATGCGCCCGATGAATCAGGGCGGGCCGATCCTCTCTAAGCTGAACACGCCGGGTATGTGGAACGACGCGTACGCCGCCATCGGAGCGACCCATGATGAGTTCCTGCTGAACGGAAAGCTGACGAGCTGGACGAGCTTTACGTCGCAGTATCCGGCGATTCCGGCTGCGGACTATTGGGGAGGCTTCGACTACCCGAGCTACGTTGTACCGACTCCGCCGTACGTGCGTGACTCAAACGACAAGGCAATCGTGAACGGGCGGCTCGTCATCAATAAGTACACGGCCAGCTTCACGAACAGCTCTGGTTGCATCGTGAACATGATCGACAAGACCGGGGCCGAGCGGCACCTCGTCAGCTACGCGGGGCGTCAGGTTGGTCATTCGAATAACCTCGTCGGGCGCGTGCCAATCAGCACTACGAACTTCCCGGTTCCGGTGGGGCGATCGAACATCGAGCACAAGATCAAGTTTATCGCAAAGGTGGGCCTACCCATGACTATCTCCGCGATTGAATGGGTGGGTCAATTCTTCACTTCAGGTAGGAGAGTCTAA
- a CDS encoding DNA polymerase, with amino-acid sequence MNLVKVWDLETSTKEEYKRVANAFSPDNYIVANAHRAFKLVGSKMEKRDAGVFAAYYPDAAGVDASREDRIAASKKAQGTGWFVDLLEGTKILAGHNIKFDVLYALGNPNSNREANRKAWMKWVAEGGLVWDTQLAEYLLKGQAQEAHMLDLGTTAIEHGGNAKLDEVKLMWAQGVDTIDIPRDKLMDYLVGFEVNGEWEHGDIGNTELIFRSQYLIANKRGQLRSIFMNMGALIYTIECELNGMFVNQTLAKELAKEVEEELAAKLVEVNSYIPADLPFEFNWNSRFHKSALIFGGNVKYKAPAPVLDAEGNLQYYAKKETHYLLADGSTMECAEYEKRTDDGMPVEPLVKFAGGKNKGEPKTKQVTVPDKERGPKTRIEDHFYTFEGYTTGDKKWESSEPGVYSTAGDVIEALGNRGIPFLDAMARVQALTKDLGTYFIRYDEKKKAHVGMLTLVQLDSIVHHMLNHTNTVTGRLSSSNPNLQNLSKGQKSRVKEVFESRWGEDGVIIQSDFSSLEVYVQAILTKAEKLIEDLKSGKDMHCVRLAAKEGKTYEEVFELCKIIADPEWDYKRTGAKVFSFQRAYGAGNKTIAESTGMPLEEVEALAQAEDERYHEVPAYFEKKTEEIKASREPAGIWLIHPANGADVQLGVGHSRTPGGKLYTYKETLAPDFLVKRGILRNFMPTEIKNYEVQGEGGEIAKAGMWLTVRAFYTYENFKMLALLVNQVHDAEYADAHKKVATKAAALLHACMSEASNFFSWFLQWPIPLHVPTDTVWGPNMGTENKIDDPEFEAIVAKARPWLRKQFMNGYEPTFTH; translated from the coding sequence TTGAATCTGGTCAAGGTATGGGACTTGGAAACCTCCACGAAGGAGGAGTACAAGCGAGTCGCTAACGCTTTCAGCCCCGACAACTACATCGTGGCGAACGCGCATCGAGCGTTCAAACTGGTCGGCTCGAAAATGGAGAAGCGAGACGCGGGCGTATTCGCGGCTTACTACCCTGACGCGGCCGGTGTGGACGCGAGCCGAGAGGACCGCATCGCAGCGAGCAAGAAGGCGCAGGGCACGGGCTGGTTCGTCGACCTGCTGGAAGGCACGAAGATTCTCGCCGGGCACAACATCAAGTTCGACGTGCTGTACGCGCTCGGCAATCCGAACAGCAACCGGGAGGCGAACCGCAAGGCGTGGATGAAGTGGGTCGCCGAAGGTGGCCTCGTATGGGACACACAGCTCGCCGAGTATCTGCTGAAGGGGCAGGCGCAGGAAGCGCACATGCTCGACCTCGGCACAACGGCAATCGAGCACGGTGGTAACGCCAAGCTGGACGAGGTGAAACTGATGTGGGCGCAGGGCGTCGATACTATCGACATCCCGCGCGACAAGCTGATGGACTACCTCGTGGGCTTTGAGGTGAACGGCGAGTGGGAGCACGGTGACATCGGCAACACCGAGCTGATCTTCCGCAGCCAGTACCTCATCGCGAACAAACGAGGCCAGCTCCGCTCGATCTTCATGAACATGGGCGCGCTCATTTACACCATCGAGTGTGAGCTGAACGGCATGTTCGTGAACCAGACGCTTGCGAAGGAGCTGGCGAAGGAGGTCGAGGAGGAGCTGGCTGCGAAGCTGGTTGAGGTGAACAGCTACATCCCGGCGGACTTGCCGTTCGAGTTCAACTGGAACAGTCGCTTCCACAAGTCGGCGCTCATCTTCGGCGGCAACGTCAAGTACAAGGCACCGGCCCCGGTGCTCGATGCCGAGGGGAACCTCCAGTATTACGCTAAGAAGGAGACGCATTACCTGCTTGCTGACGGCAGCACGATGGAGTGTGCCGAGTACGAGAAGCGCACCGATGATGGTATGCCCGTCGAGCCACTGGTGAAGTTCGCAGGCGGCAAGAACAAGGGCGAGCCGAAGACCAAGCAAGTGACCGTGCCCGACAAGGAGCGCGGCCCGAAGACTCGCATCGAAGACCACTTCTACACGTTCGAGGGATACACCACGGGCGACAAGAAGTGGGAGAGCAGCGAGCCGGGCGTGTACAGCACCGCAGGCGACGTGATCGAGGCGCTCGGCAATCGCGGCATCCCGTTCCTCGACGCGATGGCCCGTGTGCAGGCACTGACGAAAGACCTCGGCACGTACTTTATCCGCTACGACGAGAAGAAGAAGGCGCACGTCGGGATGCTGACGCTTGTGCAGCTCGACAGCATCGTGCATCACATGCTGAACCACACGAACACGGTGACGGGGCGGCTGTCGTCGAGCAATCCGAACTTGCAGAACTTGAGCAAGGGGCAGAAGTCCCGTGTGAAGGAGGTGTTCGAGTCGCGGTGGGGCGAGGATGGCGTCATCATCCAGTCCGACTTCAGCTCGCTGGAGGTGTACGTCCAAGCGATTCTGACGAAGGCCGAGAAGCTGATCGAGGACTTGAAGTCCGGCAAGGACATGCACTGCGTCCGACTCGCCGCGAAAGAAGGCAAGACGTACGAGGAAGTCTTCGAGCTGTGCAAGATCATCGCCGACCCTGAGTGGGACTACAAGCGGACTGGTGCGAAGGTGTTCTCGTTCCAGCGTGCGTATGGTGCAGGGAACAAGACCATCGCGGAGTCCACGGGTATGCCGCTGGAGGAAGTCGAGGCGTTGGCGCAGGCCGAGGACGAGCGCTATCACGAAGTCCCCGCGTACTTCGAAAAGAAGACCGAAGAGATCAAGGCGAGCCGCGAGCCCGCTGGTATCTGGCTGATCCATCCGGCGAACGGTGCGGACGTGCAGCTCGGCGTCGGGCATAGCCGGACACCGGGCGGCAAGCTCTACACGTACAAGGAGACGCTGGCACCGGACTTCCTCGTGAAGCGCGGTATCCTCCGCAACTTCATGCCGACCGAGATCAAGAACTACGAGGTGCAGGGCGAGGGCGGGGAGATCGCCAAGGCTGGCATGTGGCTCACGGTGCGTGCGTTCTACACGTACGAGAACTTCAAGATGCTGGCGCTGCTGGTCAATCAGGTGCATGACGCCGAGTATGCCGACGCCCACAAGAAGGTAGCGACGAAGGCCGCAGCGCTGCTCCACGCCTGCATGTCCGAAGCGAGCAACTTCTTCTCGTGGTTCCTGCAATGGCCGATCCCGCTGCATGTCCCGACCGACACGGTATGGGGGCCAAACATGGGGACCGAGAACAAGATCGACGATCCCGAGTTCGAGGCGATAGTTGCCAAGGCGCGACCGTGGCTTCGCAAGCAATTCATGAACGGCTACGAGCCGACCTTTACTCACTGA
- a CDS encoding phage tail protein, with amino-acid sequence MRLSQLDVVNACLATMGESPLVAIDDDHPYVQAALTALRNSSAVVQSEGWWFNTDYQNITIDPGTGFAYSPADALSVETARAAVIARGTRLYDQMHSSYDMRPVFGAGPIQAAVIREVPFEDIPTMAQHAISARARLDFQASFDGDDNKYSKIGGEYTLAHRLLKAEHTRQSRVNFFDSVSMQEKLRLMRPMSRGMRIGRRGW; translated from the coding sequence ATGCGACTTTCTCAACTTGATGTCGTCAACGCATGTCTCGCAACGATGGGCGAGAGTCCCCTCGTAGCCATTGACGACGATCATCCGTACGTGCAGGCTGCTCTAACGGCGCTGCGTAATTCCTCTGCCGTCGTGCAGAGCGAAGGATGGTGGTTCAACACGGACTACCAGAACATCACCATCGATCCGGGCACGGGCTTCGCGTACTCGCCCGCCGACGCCCTCTCCGTTGAAACTGCACGGGCGGCTGTCATCGCACGGGGCACGCGGCTGTACGACCAGATGCACTCCTCGTATGACATGCGCCCTGTGTTCGGCGCAGGCCCGATTCAGGCGGCGGTCATCCGCGAGGTTCCCTTCGAGGACATTCCAACTATGGCCCAGCACGCCATCTCGGCGCGTGCCCGGCTGGACTTCCAAGCGTCGTTCGATGGCGACGATAACAAGTACAGCAAGATCGGTGGCGAATACACGTTGGCCCATCGGCTGCTCAAGGCCGAGCACACGCGGCAGTCGCGGGTGAACTTCTTCGACTCGGTGTCGATGCAGGAGAAGCTCCGGCTCATGCGCCCGATGTCTCGCGGCATGCGGATCGGACGGAGGGGCTGGTAA